A genomic stretch from Seriola aureovittata isolate HTS-2021-v1 ecotype China chromosome 13, ASM2101889v1, whole genome shotgun sequence includes:
- the LOC130179736 gene encoding uncharacterized protein C14orf132 produces the protein MDLSFMAAQIPVMTGAFMDSSPNDDYSGEHSLFNSSASVHAAASAASVQGQQDESQSMSSDAIWLWIAIVATIGNIVVVGVVYACTF, from the coding sequence ATCCCAGTCATGACGGGAGCCTTCATGGACTCGTCACCCAATGACGACTACAGCGGCGAACACTCACTCTTCAACTCCTCGGCCAGCGTCCACGCCGCTGCCTCAGCCGCCTCGGTACAGGGCCAGCAGGATGAGTCGCAGTCCATGTCCAGTGACGCTATCTGGCTCTGGATCGCCATCGTCGCCACTATTGGAAACATAGTGGTGGTGGGTGTTGTCTACGCCTGCACTTTCTGA